A DNA window from Capnocytophaga sp. ARDL2 contains the following coding sequences:
- a CDS encoding TlpA family protein disulfide reductase has product MKKILFAACMAITMIACKDKNTTQTSDNTEIEQTMNAEKHYFSDETNREILTTLEGNQLSFEEIINQQKGKLTVVEIWASWCPDCIKGFPKLEELQENFPDLNFVFVSLDKTPEDWKAAIEKYNLKGNHFYIQQKMKESFGTSVALDWIPRYILVNKDGSIINFKAITADEEAFINDIKAHYNN; this is encoded by the coding sequence ATGAAAAAAATACTATTTGCAGCATGTATGGCTATTACAATGATAGCATGTAAAGACAAAAATACCACGCAAACTTCAGATAATACAGAAATAGAGCAAACTATGAATGCTGAAAAACACTATTTTTCTGACGAAACCAATCGAGAAATTCTCACCACATTGGAGGGAAATCAACTTTCTTTCGAGGAAATTATCAATCAACAAAAAGGAAAATTGACCGTAGTAGAAATTTGGGCAAGTTGGTGTCCTGATTGTATCAAAGGCTTTCCAAAGTTGGAAGAATTACAAGAAAATTTCCCAGATTTAAACTTTGTTTTTGTTTCATTAGACAAAACTCCAGAAGATTGGAAAGCAGCTATTGAAAAATACAACTTGAAAGGAAACCATTTTTATATCCAACAAAAAATGAAAGAATCATTCGGAACATCGGTTGCTCTGGATTGGATTCCTAGATATATTTTGGTGAACAAAGACGGAAGTATCATCAATTTCAAGGCAATTACCGCAGACGAAGAAGCCTTTATCAACGATATTAAAGCACATTACAACAATTAA